TCCCATGCGGTTATCCTGCTTCCCTGGTTCAGCGGCCTTGTCTCGCAGGCGATCACTTTTATTTCCTTGCCAGCCTCAACGGCACTTCGAACCACACCCAGGGCTGTGCCCCAGTCTACGCAGGCCATCCGGCCCGCATTGCAATGGGTCATGACAGTATCGCCATCCTCCAGGAGAGCGGCACCGTGTGCACCAAGCCTTTTGTTCAATTCTACGTCCTCGTTGGCAATGGCCTTTGCTTCGGCCAGGACTATACTGCGTATGCTGTCAGTATCGTATGCATCCCGGGCCGCACCCAGCACCCTATCCACACCCCAGGCAAGATTAACGGCAGTTGGCCTGGTGGCCTTTATGACATCACCTATCCTGCATAATTCGTCCAGAAGTTGTTCCATGGAACTGGCACTGCTGCGAGCGGCTGCCAGGGCAATGCCAAAACCCCCTGCCGCACCCAGTGCAGGTGCACCCCGCACCCGCAGCGACGAAATAGCCTTGGTAAGGGAAGCGATGTTGTCGCACTCGATGACCTTGTATTCTACAGGCAGCAGGGTCTGGTCTACCATCACAATGGTGCAGTTCTCGTCGTTAAAGTCAATGGTCCTCAATCTTTTTTCACGTCCCGTTCGTATCAATGTTAAATAATGCGGCTGCATTTTCGCCCAGTACCAGAACCTTGTGCCTGTCATCGATGTCCAGTCCCTGTATATTGGCCGCTTCACTACCCTGGTCCCTGAAAGGATAATCAGTGCCGAACAGTATCCTGTTAAACCCGTGCGCCTCCATGATATCTCTGATGCGCTTTACTGTGATGTGTTCGTGCCCGGGTATGGGGAACACATAGGCTGTATCCAGATACAGGTCCCTGCCCAGAAGGTGGCGCTCCACCTCGTCCCAGCAGCGGTATCCTCCCAGGTGGGCGGCTACTACTTTCAACCCGGGAAATGAGTCCAGTACACTGGCAATCCTGTCTGGCGTGGTGTGCACGTGCCTGACCGGGGTGACCTCATCGCCTGCATGGAACACAAGTACCATATCGTCGCTTAGCGCCTCGTAAATAGAATACATTCGCTTCTCATCAGGGTAGAAGTGCTGGAACTCGCTGTGCAGCTTGATACCTTTGATCCCCATTTCCTTCATGCGCCGGATCTCCCCCTCAGGGTCGGGATATTCGGGATGCATGGCCCCCAGACCGATAAAGTGGGGTGCAAAGGTGGATATTTCTGCCACCCAGTTGTTGATGCTCTCCACCTGCGCCGGGGTGGTGGCAACCGAAAGTATAACTGAGGCATCCACGTCTGCGGCCTGCATGCTTGTGCGTATGCCGGGTACGGTAGCCTCGCCGCAGGCATTGACGCCGTATTGCTGTTCCAGTCCGGCAATGGCTTTTGAGGCTATCTTGTCAGGGAAGATGTGGGCGTGGGCGTCGATGATCATGTGAAGCTAAGTTGGAGTTGGTGGTTATAAGAACTTTGGAATTGTAGTGGGAGGAGGAGTCCTTATCTGGCATTAAATATTGAGATTACATAAATATGAATAATTCTAAATTATCCGCATACAGTATCCGGCCAGGTCAATCCCCACGCCAGGTAACCACAACATCATCGGGCCTGTAATTAGGCCGAACATGTGATTCATTTAGCGGCAACAGGTTCTGCTGCTCGAACATCAGAAGCCCAAGATATGCTATCATGCTGCCGTTATCACCCATGAACCGCTTCTCAGGCACATAGAACGAAATGCCCCGCTCATTGCACATGATCTCAAGCATCTCCCGCAGCCGCATATTGGCACCCACACCGCCCGCAAGCAGTATCTCGTTCTTACCGGTATGTGCCACCGCCCTTTCCGTGACCTCCACCAGCATTGCAAATGCGGTTTCCTGAAATGAAAAACACACATCTTCTATAGAGGATGTTTTCAGGGCAGCGGATGCGGCAGTGGACAGGCCCGTAAATGAAAAGTCCATTCCCTTCACAACATAGGGCAGCGGCACATAGGATGATGCATTATTAGCAAACTCCTCGATCTTGGGACCGCCCGGATGCTGTAACCCCGCACCCCTGGCAAATTTATCAAGGGCATTGCCGATACCGATATCCAGTGTTTCACCGAACACACGGTAACGCCCAGCCCTGTAAGCCAGTACCTGGGAATTTGCCCCGCTCACATACAGTACCACCGGGTCCTGTGATGGTGTCTTCCAGCGCCCCACTTCTATATGTGCAACACAGTGGTTCACGCCGATAAGTGGTATGTCGAGTGAAAGGGATAGTGCCCGGGCCGCGGTGGCAGCGGTGCGCAGGCATGGCCCCAGCCCGGGACCCTGGGAAAAAGCTATAGCATTGATATCGCCAGGGGCAATTCCTTTATCCCTGGCATTTGCAAGTACCGCAGATATTACACTCTTAATATGGTCAGCATGGTGCTGGGATGCTTCCCTGGGATGGATGCCTCCGGTTGGTGGAACATATGTAGAGGTTACTTCGGTTATTACATCAAATGTGTCCACAATGGCTGCACTTAAGTTCCATGCAGTCCCTTCTATACCTAATATTATGGGTTTGGTCGGTCCGTTCAAAGGAGTGCCCCTATATAGTGATAATTTTTGGCTAAGAAGGTGTGATTACGCTTAAATATTTAGTTTTTGGACTACAGTATTTCCTGGACTTTCCGAACTACTTTGTCCAGTTCAAGGACTATCGGATCCAGTTTTGTGTCAGGTTCGATCAATACGGCAACAAGAGCCTTGGGTCCTGCACGAATCGCAATCAGTCTTTCATTGGGATAATCAATGATAACCCTTGAACAATTCTGCCCGGATCTTGGTACGGCAATATCTGCAGTTCTCAACATTGTTGCTGAGGCCT
The window above is part of the ANME-2 cluster archaeon genome. Proteins encoded here:
- a CDS encoding amidohydrolase family protein — encoded protein: MIIDAHAHIFPDKIASKAIAGLEQQYGVNACGEATVPGIRTSMQAADVDASVILSVATTPAQVESINNWVAEISTFAPHFIGLGAMHPEYPDPEGEIRRMKEMGIKGIKLHSEFQHFYPDEKRMYSIYEALSDDMVLVFHAGDEVTPVRHVHTTPDRIASVLDSFPGLKVVAAHLGGYRCWDEVERHLLGRDLYLDTAYVFPIPGHEHITVKRIRDIMEAHGFNRILFGTDYPFRDQGSEAANIQGLDIDDRHKVLVLGENAAALFNIDTNGT
- a CDS encoding bifunctional N(6)-L-threonylcarbamoyladenine synthase/serine/threonine protein kinase, with protein sequence MNGPTKPIILGIEGTAWNLSAAIVDTFDVITEVTSTYVPPTGGIHPREASQHHADHIKSVISAVLANARDKGIAPGDINAIAFSQGPGLGPCLRTAATAARALSLSLDIPLIGVNHCVAHIEVGRWKTPSQDPVVLYVSGANSQVLAYRAGRYRVFGETLDIGIGNALDKFARGAGLQHPGGPKIEEFANNASSYVPLPYVVKGMDFSFTGLSTAASAALKTSSIEDVCFSFQETAFAMLVEVTERAVAHTGKNEILLAGGVGANMRLREMLEIMCNERGISFYVPEKRFMGDNGSMIAYLGLLMFEQQNLLPLNESHVRPNYRPDDVVVTWRGD
- a CDS encoding S-methyl-5-thioribose-1-phosphate isomerase, coding for MQPHYLTLIRTGREKRLRTIDFNDENCTIVMVDQTLLPVEYKVIECDNIASLTKAISSLRVRGAPALGAAGGFGIALAAARSSASSMEQLLDELCRIGDVIKATRPTAVNLAWGVDRVLGAARDAYDTDSIRSIVLAEAKAIANEDVELNKRLGAHGAALLEDGDTVMTHCNAGRMACVDWGTALGVVRSAVEAGKEIKVIACETRPLNQGSRITAWELMEDSIPVTLITDSMSGHVMRQGMVDSVIVGADRITQDAVFNKIGTYTHSVVAGEHEIPFYVAAPVSTFDFERMEDEVEIERRDADELRYIDNCQVAPLDVPVYNPAFDATPMENVTAVITENGIFRPPFLLDEVRIKY